GGGACGGCGTCGCCTGCGCGACGCGCGACGGCGACGCGTTCTCGATCGAGGCGGTGAAGGTGGAACTCGTCAGCACGCATGGAGCTGGCGATGAGTTCACGGGCGTCCTCGCCTCGGAGCTCTCTCGGGGCCGTGCAATCCGCGCCGCCATTGAGTCCGCAAACCGTGCCGCGGCGGTTCTGGTGAGCACACCGCGCGCAAGCTGAATTCTTCTCGGCAACAAATGCTTCGAGCCAGGAAATTTTGGGGGAGTGTCGAATGCTGATTGGTATCGATCCGCTTATTCACGCAGAACTGATCTATGCCCTTATGCTGATGGGTCACGGCGACGAGCTGGTGATCTGCGACATCAATCATCCGGCCCAGACAATCGCCAAACACACGACCTATGGCAAGCTCATCGACGTATCCGGATGCGGCATTCCCCGAGCCCTGGAAGCCATCCTGGCGCTGTTCCCGCTGGACACATTCGTCGAGGCGCCGGTGAAGCGGATGAAGGTGGTCGACGATCCCGACAAGCAGATGCCGATCTTCGACGCCGTTCAAAGCGTCGTCGATTTCGAGCACGGCAGTCCCGTGTCCATCGAACCATTGGAACGCTTCGCATTCTACGATGCCGCCAAGAAGTCGTTCGCCATCATCAGGACGTCGGACCCTGGACCATATGGCTGCTTCATTCTCAAGAAGGGCGTCGTTTGACAGGTCGAGCCCTGTCGCTAAGGCTTGCACAGCATTGGCGCGCATCAGCTTGTCACGCATCGTGGACAGCCCAGAACTATCGGCTCTCAGGCTGAAAACAGGCGTGGATGGCGCGTCTGCTGGCCGTTCAGGTTTCGTTTCACCGGGGGCTACCTTCGACACGCGTTTCGTCGCACCCCATGAGCGGATCGATTACTGGGAGCAGCAATGTTCCGAAAAGGTAGTCGGGCTGCGATGTTCCTGTCTTTCGGCAAGCGGGCTCGAAAGGCGAGATATCATTATTTCGACTTCGGCCGAATCAAGATGATCGACATTGCCGGTGGCGAGCATCTCATCGAGCGGACACCTTTCCTGCTGCGCCAGCACGAAAAGGATAGTGCCTTTCTGACCATGATTGTTTCCGAGCACTGCGCGACAGGTGATGTTCGAGATATCGGGAGAAGATTTTCGAGCGCGGTTCGGAAACTGGAGCCTGCGGGGAGACGATCCATTTCGCCGGCGCGTCTAACCCGGCGCGGATCGTTCCTACGGCGTTGCAGAACGTGTTCCGGACGGCCCAGGCGGCCAGTTGGGAGACACAAAATCTCAATGCGACGATCGAAAGCCAGTTCTGGGATGTCATGGATGCCGCGCATTCCCTCGTCAATGGCAGCACGCTTTCAACTTACCATGCCCAGATGCTGCAACGCGTCCGCAGGCATATCGCCGAGAATCTCGGCGATCCCGACCTCTGTCCCTCCGCGATAGCCGATGCGACGGGTATCGGCCTGCGGCAACTGAACCGACTGTTCCAGGCCGAACCGCTCTCGCTCATGGAGCATATTCAGAGCAAACGCCTGGAGGGGGCCCGGCTGGACCTTCTACGGCGCAACCAATTCGGCGACAGCGTTTCTGAAATATCCTATCGGTGGGGCTTCAAGAGCCTGTCGCATTTTTCCCGTAAGTTCCGCGGACGGTTCGGGGTGAGCCCCTCGCAGTTTTGAAGATGATTATGAGAGTCCTGGATCGCCTGCGGTGAATTGAGTGGGACGATTCTTGATAGGCCAAGTTCCGACAGCAAAGACCCGTCGTGTTGGAAATTTCAAGTCTGAGCTGATCTCATTTTACCCAGTCGTCATGGATGGTAGCACAACGGATTTCGTATGTTATCTTGCGATAATATATGACCAATTCCGACTCTAAAGGTCACAGGTTCGAACCCTGTCAAAAAGGGTAGGTGCGGAATATCAATAGCCCGGCTGCTGCTAACGCCGCCGGACAGAACCCCAGCTCGCTCTACCCGTGTCATCGACCGTGCGGGCACAGTGGTCAATGCCACTGCGTGAAAGGGAAGGCCTCGGCATTCACGGGCTTGCTATACAAATAGCCTTGCGCATGTTCGCATCGTAAAAGTTTAAGCAATTGAGCCTCCTCCTTAGTCTCAACGCCTTCCGCGACCACCTTCAAGTCGAGTCCATGGGCCAGTTGGATAATATTGTTCACCAACGTCATGTAATGGATCTCTGTCATCATTTTCTTCACAAAGGACCGGTCGATCTTCAGTACATGCGCCGATGCAGGACCTGGTTCAGGATCGATCGCTCGGACAGATACTGCGCGCATTTCATGACGCCAGCCGACCGACGGGCATTATTTGCCATGGCCCAGTGGCGCTTTTGTCCACGCTACCCGACCCCCACGCTTATCGTCTCGCGCTCGGTGCGAACGACGGCACTCAGCTGCAATCGCTCAGCCAAGGTTGGCCTTATGCCGGTTATCGTCTGACAGCGTTCTCTGCCGCTGAGGAAAAGCAGGTCGAAGGTGATGTGCAACTGGGCGGCTATGTCGTGTTCTACCCTGATGAGGCGCTGGCCTCGGCGGGGGCAATTGTGCAGAACGCGTCGGCACCCTGGACCAGCAACGTCGTGGTCGATCGCGAACTGATCACCGGCCAACAACCGATGTCCGACGCGGCGTTCGGCACAGCCTTTGTCCAGGCCTTGAACACGCAGATCGCCCAGAAGTAATAGCGCGGCGGGCAAAGATCCGGCGGCTACCGCGAAGATCGTTGCCTGCCCGCGTCCGCGTTGGCCAGTCGTTATGCTCGGGACTCCCGAAATGACGATACGAAACCACTTATGCGGGAAAGTCCATAATTAGTCTTACGCCGCACACGTTTCTCGCCGGCAGCTGCTCGCGAGCACGCGGTCGCGTAGAAGGTAACCAGCTTAGCCTATGCCCATGGCGCGAGGACCAAACGACATTTCCACAGGCGCACCATCCAATTCTTCGATCAGGATATCAGCCCTGTCTGCGACATGACGAAACCTGTGGAGCTCAAAATAGGGATCATGCCGTAAAGTGTCTACCGCTGACAGCACGACGTCCGTG
Above is a window of Rhizobium sp. TH2 DNA encoding:
- a CDS encoding EAL domain-containing protein; this translates as MRAVSVRAIDPEPGPASAHVLKIDRSFVKKMMTEIHYMTLVNNIIQLAHGLDLKVVAEGVETKEEAQLLKLLRCEHAQGYLYSKPVNAEAFPFTQWH
- a CDS encoding helix-turn-helix domain-containing protein, coding for MFRTAQAASWETQNLNATIESQFWDVMDAAHSLVNGSTLSTYHAQMLQRVRRHIAENLGDPDLCPSAIADATGIGLRQLNRLFQAEPLSLMEHIQSKRLEGARLDLLRRNQFGDSVSEISYRWGFKSLSHFSRKFRGRFGVSPSQF
- a CDS encoding RbsD/FucU family protein — protein: MLIGIDPLIHAELIYALMLMGHGDELVICDINHPAQTIAKHTTYGKLIDVSGCGIPRALEAILALFPLDTFVEAPVKRMKVVDDPDKQMPIFDAVQSVVDFEHGSPVSIEPLERFAFYDAAKKSFAIIRTSDPGPYGCFILKKGVV